A DNA window from Sulfitobacter sp. BSw21498 contains the following coding sequences:
- a CDS encoding DUF2254 domain-containing protein — translation MTPDFLIPSTLIRKGREYSRKLWVRVLIMGLLAVFSLLVSTLIERWIPQSLATYLTGSAADRLLSIIANAMLAVTTFSLSVMVTVYRSSSTQWTPRVHRLIVKDRTTQNTLAVFIGAYVYALIAIILRELGVFDDKRSFVLFIMTVIVLIVIVLSLIRWVLHLQSFGSLIDTSRQVEEQTRLSFRERLQNPCLGANALTGDIPESAEPFTADENGYIQHLYPEALNTVAANHGVKIYFRRNIGSFVFVNEPMMMIDRVGDPIDDEHTDETLGAGIRASVIIGDLRTFDQDPRFGLIVMGEVASKALSPGVNDPGTAIDMITRIGRVLTDYEDETARERDEVLDHIYVEPLKASDLVQDAFGALARDGCTVVEVQQRLQTTLNGLMRHPDKGLRDAARTSAERHLRRALYAIEFEPDRAQLMESASDAVRDAVRKTLRQSQEQDDTPEMDNGTDTN, via the coding sequence ATGACACCTGATTTTTTGATCCCCTCGACGCTGATCCGTAAAGGCCGCGAATACAGCCGCAAACTTTGGGTGCGTGTTTTGATTATGGGGCTCTTGGCGGTGTTTTCTCTGTTGGTAAGCACGCTGATCGAAAGGTGGATACCACAGTCACTGGCGACATATCTGACGGGCAGTGCTGCGGACCGACTTTTGTCGATTATCGCGAATGCGATGCTTGCGGTGACCACCTTTTCGTTAAGCGTCATGGTCACCGTGTATCGCAGCAGCTCCACTCAATGGACGCCACGGGTTCACCGTCTGATCGTAAAGGACCGCACAACGCAGAACACTCTGGCGGTCTTTATCGGCGCATATGTCTATGCGTTGATCGCGATCATCCTGCGCGAATTGGGGGTGTTCGACGACAAGCGGTCGTTTGTCTTGTTCATCATGACCGTGATCGTCTTGATCGTTATTGTGCTCAGCCTGATCCGCTGGGTGCTTCATCTGCAGTCCTTTGGTAGCCTGATCGACACGTCCCGTCAGGTCGAAGAACAGACCCGCCTGTCCTTCCGGGAGAGATTGCAGAACCCCTGCCTTGGGGCCAATGCGCTGACCGGTGATATTCCCGAAAGTGCCGAACCGTTCACGGCCGACGAGAATGGCTATATCCAGCATCTTTATCCCGAGGCGTTGAACACTGTGGCGGCAAACCACGGGGTAAAAATTTACTTTAGACGCAACATCGGTAGCTTTGTTTTCGTGAATGAACCGATGATGATGATCGACCGCGTGGGCGATCCCATAGACGACGAACACACCGACGAAACCCTCGGCGCGGGGATCAGGGCCAGTGTAATCATCGGCGATCTGCGTACCTTTGACCAAGACCCCCGTTTTGGCCTGATCGTCATGGGAGAGGTTGCCTCAAAGGCGCTGTCACCGGGTGTGAACGATCCCGGAACCGCCATCGACATGATTACACGGATCGGGCGGGTTCTGACGGACTACGAGGACGAAACAGCGCGGGAGAGAGACGAGGTTTTGGACCATATATACGTCGAACCCCTAAAGGCTTCAGATCTGGTCCAAGACGCCTTTGGCGCGCTGGCGCGGGATGGCTGCACGGTCGTAGAGGTGCAGCAACGCCTGCAAACGACCTTGAACGGCTTGATGCGCCACCCCGACAAGGGGCTGCGCGATGCGGCGCGTACTTCGGCTGAACGTCACCTGCGTCGGGCCCTCTATGCTATCGAGTTTGAACCGGACCGCGCACAATTGATGGAAAGCGCGAGCGATGCCGTGCGCGACGCGGTCAGAAAGACCCTGCGCCAAAGCCAGGAACAGGACGATACGCCCGAAATGGACAATGGTACGGATACAAACTGA
- a CDS encoding nucleotidyltransferase family protein → MRHDIPIILLAAGQSSRMRGRDKLTELIDAEPLLRRQARIARAATKAAIIVALPPAPHPRYDLLRGLDVTPLPVPDAAEGINASLRAGFAALPSSSLAAMILLADLPELTEYDLRCVLQSVDLNTKYTIWCGATSDGKAGHPTVFAACHFDRIAQMSGDTGAKEIIAQAQAETLIVPLPGNRARLDLDTPEAWAAWRAAR, encoded by the coding sequence ATGCGCCACGACATTCCCATCATCTTGCTGGCCGCGGGCCAATCCTCGCGGATGCGAGGGCGCGACAAGCTGACAGAGCTGATTGACGCAGAGCCGCTTTTGCGACGGCAGGCACGGATCGCACGCGCCGCGACAAAGGCCGCAATCATCGTGGCGTTGCCGCCCGCGCCCCATCCGCGCTATGATCTGCTGCGCGGTTTGGATGTCACACCGTTGCCTGTGCCAGACGCGGCGGAAGGGATAAACGCATCGCTGCGCGCGGGGTTTGCGGCCTTGCCGAGCAGTTCTCTGGCTGCGATGATCCTGCTGGCCGATCTACCGGAGCTAACCGAATATGACCTTAGGTGCGTGCTTCAGTCGGTTGATTTAAATACGAAGTATACGATATGGTGCGGCGCGACCTCTGATGGAAAGGCCGGACATCCAACGGTGTTTGCCGCGTGTCATTTTGACCGCATTGCGCAGATGTCCGGTGATACAGGCGCCAAAGAGATTATCGCACAGGCGCAGGCAGAGACGCTGATCGTGCCCCTACCGGGGAACCGTGCGCGGCTGGATCTGGATACGCCCGAAGCATGGGCCGCTTGGCGCGCCGCTCGCTGA
- a CDS encoding Hint domain-containing protein → MTIFLNKLWLFGKTSTAEAEKTATEAPSEGPNGIVDGNQQDNLIDASYTGDPHGDRVDANDAVFGYANNDDIILARGGNDTVKAGLGDDTVVAGSGDDLVEGGSGDDILIGDGATKGTFGDNRESFEWSKAPDPSGDGSEIDDDDSLKGGFTQNTGSVNVTFDLKSFSPNNHASQEFSDRDQFIDNIDSGSEEINDESSFESLANCTGDTKFELRFDQAVGNVSFNVNDIDNNGAVKVLAYDASGKMIDVDLIANSNSSGVKLTDSDGKFGVDTATSKGGDDYPSDSKYSVNVSIEGPVSRIEFIHTGATSGNSGVNVTDVFFDSPVAALPDDDGAVGNDTLDGGEGDDIIFGDSAGLTKADPVSKGVDPVAGADHTVLTWDLSNVTVAGGSSPFRDSDTGTSELTGKSFTINDNSAPVAVGVKDGDDSLNDNDGTQTLVQTTKLNGNTEYAGDKFIPEYSYVVRPSDAVDSSQDVTVYVMNFDGTDAVGIVTDKPLEVGKSYDFVSHSSDLPSIKYDHIANTYTTPGDATSPTDGLVGGDDVLTGGAGNDTIFGEGGNDSIEGNEGDDYLEGNSGDDTISGGSGKDTIYGDNNTGDGSSSGGTTERESFEWDKAPDPHDTSAVDNNDNLGGGFVQDTGNVNVTFSVTGSTKTPETTFSTDQQKVHSITGDDQATNANSSLASLANQDGESATYRLDFSKDVTNISFRINDIDNASKVVIVAIGPDGTRTAIKVDTGSGINAQNQDGVGGYETLISRGDNGPDTDPDHSALVNIEGPVDYLEITHTMDQDLSDGNHAGINITDVYFDAPVGSVDDGAGNDLLMGDEGDDFIDGGAGDDTLFGGDDDDTLVGGDGNDQLTGGEGKDKISGGAGKDTIFGGNYGDEVDGGAGGFDSDPSQNTDDDTLDLTGLNFRLRDLTPDSNGNGQNGTVDLYNADGSSAGSFKFTEIEHIIGEEIAGPVDGLDSGETMQPEYTDAQGDQIDGTDGINDTIFGNGGDDTIDSGLGDDTVDGGSGDDTFALTDGIDNDVIIGGESGETTGDVIDSTAVDDDLTVTFTDDEEGTLTNGSGITEFSEIEKLELGGGDDTVTGSGGDEHVLTGDGNDVVNAGSGDDTIDGQGGDDIIDGGGYDDSLIGGDGNDSLVGGSGNDVLIGNNSGVIGVPDADIPLVGTPFDQDANPNDDRDTLIGGRGNDTIDGGDDADYIDGGADDDVIEGGIDNDTIYGGSGNDTITDIQGADSIFGGDGDDLIDAGVDTFSDYKNDQPTFIHPVTGETVSNPFFGTGDPNKDDGRDFVDGGSGNDTIRTGDDSDTIFGGTGDDFINAGIDDDFVEGGDGNDFIIGSHGSDTLKGNGGNDTIYGGFGTEPIAGYAGEEVDATDPQPNNGKDLIDGGAGDDVLYGEDDDDTIFGGADNDYIDGGIDDDSLDGGQGNDTILGGQGDDTILGAQGDDVIDGGEGNDSIFAGNDNDSVMGGNGNDTIDGGLGNDTIDGGDGDDYILGGFGEDSILGGDGNDTIFAAGDNDTVDGGDGDDSISGVRGDDLLSGGEGNDTINGGEDNDTIFGDGGDDSILGGFGDDSLTGGEGDDTIIAGGGDDTIRGGAGNDSLDGNDGRDTFLDVNGGDTINGGSGTDANDYDVINLVGSLNGGGYRLENVTPDSDPGDTIDGDGVNDGIDGTIVFTDASGAETGRLDFTNIEEIIPCFTPGTLIATPKGERRVEDLEVGDRVITRDNGIQEIRWVGAREMSGHELARKAHLLPVLIRQGALGNNLPERDMLVSPNHRVLVANDKTALYFEEREVLVAAKHLTGLEGVDIVETSGTTYIHMMFDQHEVILSDGTWTESFQPGDMSLAGVGNAQRNEILELFPELATREGVDGYVAARRTLKKHEAKLLTK, encoded by the coding sequence ATGACCATCTTTTTGAACAAGCTATGGCTTTTTGGCAAAACCAGCACCGCCGAGGCCGAGAAAACGGCGACCGAGGCACCGAGCGAGGGGCCGAACGGTATTGTGGATGGTAACCAACAGGACAACCTGATCGACGCCAGCTATACAGGCGACCCCCATGGCGACCGTGTTGATGCAAATGATGCGGTGTTTGGCTATGCCAACAACGACGACATCATCCTTGCGCGCGGCGGGAACGATACGGTCAAGGCAGGTTTGGGCGATGATACAGTCGTGGCGGGTTCGGGCGATGATTTGGTCGAAGGTGGCAGCGGTGATGACATCCTGATCGGTGACGGTGCGACCAAGGGTACCTTTGGTGACAACCGCGAGAGTTTCGAATGGTCCAAGGCACCAGATCCTTCCGGCGACGGGTCCGAGATCGATGACGACGATTCCCTCAAGGGCGGGTTCACCCAGAACACCGGTTCCGTCAATGTAACGTTCGATCTGAAAAGCTTCTCGCCCAATAATCATGCCTCGCAGGAATTCAGCGATCGTGACCAGTTTATCGACAACATCGACAGCGGTTCCGAAGAAATCAACGACGAGAGCTCCTTTGAATCGCTGGCAAACTGCACCGGTGATACAAAGTTCGAGCTCCGTTTCGATCAGGCCGTTGGCAACGTATCGTTCAACGTGAATGATATCGACAACAATGGCGCAGTTAAGGTTCTGGCCTACGATGCGTCAGGGAAAATGATCGATGTCGATCTGATTGCGAACAGCAACTCCAGCGGTGTGAAACTGACCGACAGCGACGGCAAATTCGGTGTCGATACAGCAACCAGCAAAGGTGGTGACGACTACCCCTCTGATAGTAAATATTCGGTAAACGTTTCCATCGAAGGCCCCGTGTCGCGAATCGAATTCATCCACACAGGTGCGACCAGCGGCAATTCGGGCGTGAACGTGACAGACGTGTTTTTTGACAGTCCCGTGGCCGCGCTACCTGACGACGACGGCGCAGTTGGCAACGACACTCTGGACGGCGGCGAAGGTGACGACATCATCTTTGGTGACAGCGCGGGCCTGACCAAGGCGGATCCTGTGTCGAAAGGGGTCGATCCTGTGGCAGGTGCAGATCACACTGTTTTGACGTGGGACTTGTCGAATGTGACCGTCGCTGGCGGCTCTAGCCCGTTCCGCGATAGCGATACCGGCACCAGCGAGCTGACGGGTAAATCATTCACTATTAACGATAATTCTGCCCCCGTAGCTGTTGGCGTCAAGGACGGGGACGACTCGTTGAATGACAACGATGGTACGCAGACCCTTGTTCAAACCACCAAGCTGAACGGCAACACCGAATACGCAGGGGATAAATTCATCCCCGAATATTCCTATGTCGTGCGTCCCTCGGACGCCGTGGATTCCTCGCAGGATGTGACCGTTTACGTGATGAACTTTGACGGTACGGATGCCGTCGGGATCGTGACAGACAAACCGCTTGAGGTCGGCAAATCCTATGATTTCGTCAGCCACAGCTCTGACCTTCCGTCGATTAAATATGACCACATTGCAAACACTTACACCACGCCAGGCGATGCGACATCGCCGACAGACGGGCTGGTTGGTGGCGACGATGTGCTGACCGGCGGTGCTGGGAATGACACGATCTTTGGCGAGGGTGGCAACGACAGCATCGAGGGCAACGAAGGCGACGACTACCTCGAAGGCAACAGCGGCGATGACACCATCTCCGGTGGCAGCGGCAAAGATACGATCTACGGCGACAACAACACCGGTGACGGTTCTTCGTCTGGCGGCACAACAGAGCGCGAGAGCTTTGAGTGGGACAAGGCACCAGACCCCCACGATACCTCCGCTGTCGACAATAATGATAATCTGGGCGGCGGCTTTGTTCAGGACACGGGCAACGTCAATGTGACCTTCTCTGTCACCGGCAGCACCAAAACGCCCGAGACGACATTCTCGACGGACCAGCAAAAGGTGCATTCGATCACTGGCGACGATCAGGCGACCAATGCCAACAGCTCCTTGGCATCGCTGGCGAACCAGGATGGCGAAAGCGCGACATATCGTTTGGACTTCTCCAAGGATGTGACCAACATCAGCTTCCGCATCAATGACATTGATAACGCTTCGAAAGTTGTCATCGTGGCGATCGGCCCCGATGGGACGCGCACGGCGATCAAGGTCGATACAGGCAGCGGCATCAACGCTCAGAACCAGGACGGCGTTGGCGGTTACGAAACCCTGATCAGCCGCGGAGATAATGGCCCCGATACTGACCCGGACCACTCTGCCCTGGTGAACATCGAAGGCCCGGTCGATTACCTTGAGATTACCCACACGATGGATCAGGATCTGTCGGATGGCAATCACGCGGGCATCAACATCACCGACGTCTATTTCGACGCACCTGTAGGCAGCGTTGACGATGGCGCGGGCAATGACCTGTTGATGGGCGACGAGGGCGACGACTTTATCGACGGTGGCGCAGGCGACGACACGCTGTTTGGCGGCGATGACGACGATACGCTGGTCGGCGGTGACGGGAATGACCAGCTGACCGGCGGCGAGGGCAAAGACAAGATCAGCGGTGGCGCAGGCAAGGATACCATCTTTGGCGGCAACTATGGTGATGAAGTGGATGGCGGCGCAGGCGGCTTCGACTCTGACCCCAGCCAGAACACCGACGATGACACGCTTGACCTGACTGGCCTTAATTTCCGCTTGCGTGATCTGACACCCGACAGCAACGGCAATGGCCAGAACGGCACCGTCGACCTGTATAATGCTGATGGCAGCTCTGCTGGATCGTTCAAATTCACCGAAATTGAACATATCATCGGTGAAGAGATAGCAGGTCCGGTTGATGGTCTGGACAGCGGCGAAACCATGCAGCCGGAGTATACGGACGCGCAGGGTGACCAGATCGACGGCACCGACGGTATCAACGATACGATCTTTGGCAACGGCGGCGACGACACGATCGATAGCGGTCTGGGCGACGATACCGTTGACGGCGGGTCGGGCGATGACACCTTCGCGCTGACCGACGGCATTGATAATGACGTTATCATCGGCGGCGAAAGCGGCGAAACCACAGGCGACGTGATCGACAGCACCGCTGTGGATGACGATCTGACAGTGACCTTCACTGACGACGAGGAAGGGACACTGACCAACGGCTCCGGCATCACCGAATTCTCAGAGATCGAGAAGCTCGAACTGGGTGGCGGCGATGATACGGTCACAGGCTCTGGTGGTGACGAACATGTTTTGACCGGCGACGGGAACGACGTGGTCAACGCCGGTAGTGGCGATGATACCATTGATGGCCAAGGCGGCGATGATATCATCGACGGTGGCGGCTATGATGACAGCTTGATCGGTGGTGACGGCAACGACTCTCTTGTTGGCGGATCGGGCAATGATGTGCTGATCGGCAACAATTCGGGCGTGATCGGCGTGCCTGACGCGGATATTCCTTTGGTGGGCACACCATTTGATCAGGACGCAAACCCCAACGATGACAGGGACACGTTGATTGGTGGCCGCGGCAACGACACCATCGATGGCGGCGATGATGCTGACTACATCGACGGTGGCGCGGACGATGACGTCATCGAAGGCGGCATTGACAACGACACCATCTATGGCGGCAGCGGCAACGATACCATCACGGATATTCAAGGCGCGGATAGTATCTTTGGTGGTGACGGCGACGATCTGATCGATGCGGGTGTGGATACGTTCTCGGACTACAAGAATGACCAACCTACATTCATTCACCCGGTAACAGGTGAAACTGTTTCAAATCCGTTCTTCGGAACCGGCGATCCGAACAAGGACGACGGTCGTGACTTTGTCGATGGTGGTTCGGGCAACGATACGATCCGCACCGGTGACGACTCTGATACGATCTTTGGCGGAACGGGCGATGACTTTATCAATGCTGGCATCGACGACGACTTTGTCGAAGGTGGTGATGGCAATGATTTCATCATCGGCAGCCACGGTTCCGATACGCTCAAGGGCAACGGCGGCAACGACACAATCTATGGCGGCTTTGGCACAGAACCCATCGCGGGTTATGCTGGCGAAGAAGTAGATGCGACAGATCCTCAGCCCAACAATGGCAAAGATCTGATCGACGGTGGCGCCGGAGACGACGTTCTGTACGGTGAAGACGATGACGACACCATCTTTGGCGGTGCTGACAACGACTACATCGACGGTGGCATCGACGACGACAGCCTAGATGGCGGCCAAGGCAATGACACAATTTTGGGTGGCCAGGGCGATGACACCATACTCGGTGCGCAAGGCGATGACGTTATTGACGGTGGCGAGGGCAACGATTCTATCTTTGCGGGCAACGATAACGACAGCGTCATGGGCGGTAACGGCAACGACACAATCGACGGTGGTCTCGGCAACGATACCATCGACGGTGGTGACGGTGACGACTACATCCTTGGTGGCTTCGGTGAAGACAGCATTTTGGGTGGTGACGGTAACGACACGATCTTTGCGGCTGGCGACAACGATACCGTAGACGGTGGTGACGGTGACGACTCCATCAGCGGTGTTCGCGGCGACGATCTTTTGTCCGGTGGAGAAGGCAACGACACCATCAACGGCGGCGAAGATAACGACACCATCTTTGGCGATGGCGGCGACGACAGCATCCTTGGCGGGTTCGGAGACGACAGTCTGACCGGTGGTGAAGGTGATGACACCATTATCGCAGGCGGCGGCGACGACACCATTCGCGGCGGTGCAGGCAATGATAGCCTAGACGGCAACGATGGTCGGGATACCTTCCTTGACGTTAATGGCGGCGATACCATCAATGGTGGCTCCGGCACCGACGCCAATGACTATGATGTCATCAACCTTGTCGGTTCGCTGAACGGTGGCGGCTACCGTCTTGAAAATGTCACTCCGGATAGTGATCCCGGTGACACGATTGACGGCGACGGCGTCAATGACGGCATCGACGGTACGATTGTCTTCACGGATGCGTCCGGCGCTGAAACCGGTCGGTTGGACTTTACCAACATCGAAGAGATCATCCCCTGCTTTACGCCGGGCACCTTGATCGCAACGCCCAAAGGCGAACGTCGGGTCGAAGATCTGGAGGTTGGCGACCGTGTCATTACCCGCGACAACGGCATTCAGGAAATCCGCTGGGTCGGTGCACGTGAAATGTCCGGTCATGAACTGGCGCGTAAGGCGCATCTGTTGCCGGTGCTGATCCGTCAGGGCGCATTGGGGAACAACCTGCCCGAGCGAGACATGCTGGTCAGCCCCAACCACCGCGTTCTGGTGGCCAACGACAAAACGGCGCTCTATTTCGAAGAGCGTGAAGTCCTCGTCGCGGCGAAGCACCTGACCGGTCTCGAAGGTGTTGATATCGTCGAGACCTCGGGCACGACCTACATCCACATGATGTTCGACCAACACGAGGTGATCCTGTCCGACGGTACATGGACTGAAAGCTTCCAGCCGGGCGATATGAGCCTTGCAGGTGTGGGCAACGCGCAGCGCAACGAGATTCTGGAGCTATTCCCAGAATTGGCGACGCGCGAAGGGGTGGACGGCTATGTCGCCGCGCGCCGCACGCTCAAAAAGCACGAGGCAAAACTTCTCACGAAGTAA
- a CDS encoding YqaA family protein: MIRRLYDWVLGLANHPHALWALAVVAFLESSVFPIPPDVLMIPMILARPSRAWLIAGVALVASVLGGMLGYAIGALAFEQLGQPILASLGKGDAMAEFSTRFNDVGFWAVLGAGVTPFPYKVITIMSGWTGMPLATFIVTSILARALRFFIVAALLWEFGAPIRDFIERRLPLVFTVFVVLLFGSFFLLRYL; encoded by the coding sequence ATGATCCGACGGCTTTATGACTGGGTTCTTGGCCTGGCGAACCATCCACACGCACTTTGGGCGCTTGCGGTTGTCGCGTTCCTCGAAAGCTCGGTTTTTCCTATTCCGCCGGATGTGTTGATGATCCCGATGATCCTCGCTCGCCCCAGCCGTGCATGGTTGATCGCAGGGGTTGCGCTTGTGGCGTCGGTTTTGGGTGGCATGTTGGGCTATGCCATCGGGGCGCTCGCGTTTGAACAGTTGGGACAGCCGATCCTCGCCAGCCTTGGCAAAGGCGACGCGATGGCTGAATTCTCGACGCGGTTTAATGATGTCGGGTTTTGGGCCGTGCTTGGCGCAGGGGTCACGCCCTTCCCGTACAAGGTAATCACAATCATGTCTGGCTGGACAGGGATGCCGCTGGCGACCTTTATCGTCACCTCTATCCTCGCGCGGGCGCTACGCTTCTTTATCGTCGCCGCGCTGCTGTGGGAATTTGGCGCACCGATCCGTGACTTTATTGAACGCCGCCTGCCTTTGGTGTTTACCGTATTTGTCGTGCTGCTGTTCGGCAGCTTCTTTTTACTGAGGTATCTGTGA
- a CDS encoding disulfide bond formation protein B, whose amino-acid sequence MTRNTYVLIATLGSAALLLGAFGFQHIGGYAPCKMCLWQRWPHAAAIVIGVIVLFGAPRALIWLGALSVAITGLIGVYHAGVEWKYWPGPSSCTGGGMDLGTMSGSDLLSTTAPSGLVMCDAIVWQLFGLSMAGWNAVACAVLLAFWVSAARSSR is encoded by the coding sequence ATGACCCGAAACACCTATGTCCTGATCGCCACGCTTGGCTCTGCGGCGTTGCTGCTGGGGGCGTTCGGCTTTCAGCATATCGGCGGCTACGCCCCGTGCAAAATGTGTCTCTGGCAGCGTTGGCCCCATGCCGCGGCGATTGTTATCGGGGTGATTGTGCTGTTCGGCGCGCCGCGTGCATTGATCTGGCTTGGGGCCCTCTCGGTGGCCATTACTGGCCTCATCGGCGTCTATCATGCGGGGGTCGAATGGAAATATTGGCCCGGTCCGTCGTCCTGCACCGGTGGCGGCATGGATTTGGGCACCATGAGCGGGAGCGACCTGTTGTCCACAACAGCGCCTTCCGGTCTGGTCATGTGCGACGCTATCGTCTGGCAGTTATTTGGGCTTTCCATGGCAGGATGGAACGCCGTCGCATGCGCCGTACTGCTGGCGTTCTGGGTCTCTGCGGCGCGCAGTTCTCGCTAA
- a CDS encoding Lrp/AsnC family transcriptional regulator, producing MDNTDEAILAALRDDARASLSDLATALRLSRTTVRARLARLQQNGEILGFTVVTRSDVRADPVRGLMMIEIEGRGTERITRTLAGMAPLRAVHSTNGRWDVIVEIGTKTLEEFDEVLARIRKLDGVVASETSLLLKTRKAGQVAV from the coding sequence ATGGACAATACGGACGAAGCAATTTTGGCAGCCCTGCGCGATGACGCGCGGGCCTCGCTTTCTGATCTTGCCACTGCCTTGCGGCTGTCGCGCACCACGGTGCGCGCGCGACTGGCGCGGTTGCAACAAAACGGAGAGATTTTGGGATTTACTGTCGTTACACGATCGGATGTCAGGGCGGATCCCGTGCGCGGCTTGATGATGATCGAAATCGAAGGCCGCGGGACGGAACGTATCACGCGTACGCTTGCCGGCATGGCGCCGCTGCGCGCGGTGCATTCAACCAATGGGCGGTGGGATGTGATTGTTGAAATCGGGACCAAAACGCTCGAGGAATTTGACGAGGTTCTGGCCCGTATTCGCAAGCTTGATGGGGTGGTCGCCAGCGAAACCAGCTTGTTGCTAAAGACTCGCAAGGCGGGGCAGGTCGCCGTTTAG
- the rocF gene encoding arginase, with translation MTGQNCILLGAPLDSGKRRLGCLMGPDAYRTAGLARALTDLGHDVTDRGNVAPAAFTPGQHPKLHALEETIAWTHSLADATQAALQDGTPIIMGGDHALASGTVLGAMRHAQAQDRPLFVLWLDAHSDFHTPESTDSGNLHGTPLGYVTGREGFDAFPDLPYALPHDNIAIIGLRSVDAAERAALQETTIQRVDMREIDETGIATPLNTFLEKVAAANGMLHVSLDVDFLDPSVAPAVGTTVPGGATVREGHLVMEMLHDSGLMTSLDLVELNPFLDERGRTAQLMVDLAASAFGRRVFDRPTRAY, from the coding sequence ATGACTGGACAAAACTGCATTCTTCTTGGCGCGCCGCTGGACAGCGGCAAACGTCGTCTGGGCTGTTTGATGGGCCCCGACGCCTATCGTACAGCTGGACTGGCACGCGCCCTGACCGATCTGGGCCATGATGTCACCGATCGCGGCAACGTGGCCCCCGCAGCGTTCACCCCCGGTCAGCACCCCAAGCTGCACGCGCTTGAAGAGACCATCGCTTGGACTCATAGTCTGGCTGACGCCACCCAAGCGGCCCTGCAAGACGGCACACCCATCATCATGGGCGGCGATCATGCGCTGGCGTCCGGCACCGTTCTGGGCGCGATGCGCCATGCGCAGGCGCAGGACCGTCCGCTGTTTGTGCTTTGGCTGGATGCCCATAGCGATTTCCACACGCCCGAAAGCACCGACAGCGGCAATCTGCATGGCACGCCATTGGGCTATGTCACGGGCCGCGAAGGCTTCGACGCTTTCCCTGATCTGCCCTATGCCCTACCGCATGATAATATAGCGATCATCGGACTGCGTTCCGTCGACGCCGCCGAACGTGCTGCGTTGCAGGAAACCACCATCCAGCGCGTCGACATGCGCGAGATTGATGAAACCGGCATCGCCACGCCACTGAACACCTTCCTTGAAAAGGTCGCCGCCGCCAACGGGATGCTGCATGTCTCGCTCGATGTGGATTTCCTTGACCCGTCCGTTGCGCCCGCTGTTGGCACAACCGTCCCCGGCGGTGCGACGGTACGTGAAGGTCATCTGGTCATGGAGATGCTGCACGACAGCGGGCTCATGACCTCGCTTGATCTGGTAGAGTTGAATCCGTTCCTGGACGAGCGTGGCCGCACTGCGCAACTGATGGTTGATCTGGCCGCCTCTGCCTTTGGCCGCCGGGTTTTCGACCGCCCCACCCGTGCATATTGA